The DNA window TATAAAGACCGAACCCGCCCCCTCGCCCAGCGGCCTGCCGTCAACCTCCACCGAGAACCGCGGGTAGTCGTAGTTCCAGAAGGCCTTTAATATAGGGATGGCGTAGGTAAGCGCAGAGATGCCGCCCATGCGGTTAGACGCGATTATCCGCACCACCTCCGCATCGAAGCCCACACCGGCCATAAGCACGAAATATTTGCTCTCATCCCTGCCAACGTCTATCCTCCGTGTGTTGCCCCCGGCGATTACGTAACAGGCCTGTACGTAGTCAAACGGCACCCTGAGCTCACGTGCAAGCACGTTGGCCGTGCCCAGGGGGATGAGCCCAACGGGTATGTCCCTGCCGGAATTCAGGAGACCGTGCACCACCTCGTTTATCGTTCCGTCGCCGCCCATCGCCGCCACGGCTGAGCAGTCACGCGGCAGCTCGGCGGCAGCCCGCTGTGCGTCGCCACGCGTCGATGTCTTGAAGACGTCCACCTCGCAGCCCCGCTGCTCCAGTATCCCGACCACACGGGGCAGAATTTTTAGAGCATAACCGCCGCCCGCTATGGGGTTGACTATCAGCTTCAGCTTTTTCGTCATGGCATTTTGTTTCAGAAACAGGGTCACGTGCGAGCATCCGCAGTATCGCAGGGCCAAAGCCCTGCGGCACCCGCCTAACCCAATATCGGGCCGTATCTTAGGCCTGTCCGCCTCCGGCACGGCTTGCTCGACATGTAACGTGCGAGTTTATCTCGCACGTGCGACACAAGGTCACACGCTGCACCATCATGTACAAGCAGAGTAAACTCTGCCGCTACAAACAGACGTGGTGCGTTCATACGCACCCCGCGTTCCCCCACGATATACCGGGCAATTATAACACCTTTCTGCGGGAGGATTAACTAATTCTTGCCCTCAGCCTTATGGACCGGGCCGGATGCCCGGAAACGTACTTTTTCTGCGGTTTGCCATTTTCTGTGGGATTTAGTCCTTATTGATTTCACCATGAACATCTGATAACGTAGTTTCCTATGAGCGATTCAAAGACACTTAAGAGGTACTATGATAAACTCCGCCAGAACTTCGGGCCGCAGCACTGGTGGCCGGGAGACGGCCCGTTTGAAGTGATGGTGGGTGCGGTGCTCACGCAAAATACCAACTGGGGGAACGTGGAGAAGGCCATAAACAACCTGAAAGAGGCCGGGGAGCTGAGTCCCACGGCAATATACAAGATGAGGCAGGACAAACTGGCCCGGCTCATCCGCCCCTCCGGCTATTTCAACATAAAGGCGAAGCGCCTGAAAGGTCTCATAAAATGGTTTGTCGACCGTTTTGACGGGGATATACAAAAAATGTTCTCGCAGGATTTGCAGGGCCTGAGAGAGGAACTCCTGTCGGTAAAAGGGGTGGGGCCCGAAACGGCCGATTCCATCCTGCTCTACGCCGGCAACCTGCCCAGTTTTGTGGTGGACACTTATACCTACCGCGTGCTGGTGCGGCATCAGCTTATATTTGAAGAGAGTACGTATGACGACATAAAATCGTTTTTCGAGGACAACCTGCCGGAGGATATTGCCATGTACAACGAATACCACGCGCTCCTTGTGCAGGTGGGC is part of the Candidatus Bathyanammoxibius amoris genome and encodes:
- a CDS encoding endonuclease III domain-containing protein translates to MSDSKTLKRYYDKLRQNFGPQHWWPGDGPFEVMVGAVLTQNTNWGNVEKAINNLKEAGELSPTAIYKMRQDKLARLIRPSGYFNIKAKRLKGLIKWFVDRFDGDIQKMFSQDLQGLREELLSVKGVGPETADSILLYAGNLPSFVVDTYTYRVLVRHQLIFEESTYDDIKSFFEDNLPEDIAMYNEYHALLVQVGKRYCKPREPSCEDCPLNEFL
- a CDS encoding diacylglycerol kinase family lipid kinase — protein: MTKKLKLIVNPIAGGGYALKILPRVVGILEQRGCEVDVFKTSTRGDAQRAAAELPRDCSAVAAMGGDGTINEVVHGLLNSGRDIPVGLIPLGTANVLARELRVPFDYVQACYVIAGGNTRRIDVGRDESKYFVLMAGVGFDAEVVRIIASNRMGGISALTYAIPILKAFWNYDYPRFSVEVDGRPLGEGAGSVFISNTRRYTGPMVITNRAKVDDGELDVFIFRDSGKMKLLKYAMGAIFWVADRFYDTTYVRGKEVVVKPAGKTKQITYQIDGDLAGKLPQKFTVVPAALSVLVP